In Daphnia pulex isolate KAP4 chromosome 7, ASM2113471v1, one genomic interval encodes:
- the LOC124197603 gene encoding uncharacterized protein LOC124197603 encodes MEKSFNELGEDICYASQADTEFVNAENEDDSLETFEELARLVKVQQRLIVEGDVQLRKIDGGLSENEEIKDTHELVEKIKKARDKIGEGMQLYVIFQQGIDTSQFSLALQSAENDNQAAEKIEEELLEASIEYLNFSKSNLLESQQLEGILSDIRGVQNDLQQIQLDISELKTNPKTSAGSKSLRPTKLEADLDKLLGTYNFYRFVTQLLLVASEEDLNDPKISDLFIKCGEALD; translated from the exons ATGGAAAAGTCGTTCAATGAACTCGGGGAGGACATTTGTTATGCATCGCAGGCTGATACTGAATTTGTGAATGCCGAAAACGAAGATGACAGTTTGGAAACGTTTGAGGAACTGGCTCGCCTTGTTAAGGTGCAGCAGCGGTTGATCGTAGAAGGCGATGTGCAATTACGGAAAATTGATGGTGGTCTCTCGGAGAACGAGGAAATAAAAGACACTCACGAGTTGGTTGAGAAGATTAAGAAGGCTAGGGACAAGATTGGAGAAGGTATGCAATTGTACGTGATATTTCAGCAGGGAATAGACACCTCCCAATTCAGTCTTGCTCTTCAGTCAGCTGAAAATGATAATCA GGCTGcagagaaaatagaagaggAACTACTGGAAGCGTCTATTGAATACCTTAACTTCAGCAAAAGCAATCTGTTGGAATCACAGCAGCTTGAAGGGATATTAAGCGATATAAGAGGGGTTCAAAATGACCTCCAACAAATTCAGTTGGATATCTCAGAACTCAAGACTAACCCAAAAACTAGTGCTGGGTCCAAATCTTTAAGACCCACAAA GTTGGAAGCCGATTTGGATAAATTGTTGGGCACGTATAATTTCTACAGATTTGTTACTCAACTCCTGCTAGTGGCTTCTGAAGAAGATCTCAATGACCCCAAAATATCTGACTTGTTTATCAAATGTGGTGAAGCGCTAGACTAA